A window from Megalobrama amblycephala isolate DHTTF-2021 linkage group LG9, ASM1881202v1, whole genome shotgun sequence encodes these proteins:
- the polr1f gene encoding DNA-directed RNA polymerase I subunit RPA43 encodes MANWTQEDGAAEPVKNSADVAPIAQISSGNVTARPDENSAAVPCLIPSFADAVKLLNASYSCLVLDTQRRHIALPPVYLRKKRSGIQEELNAELLKYSGSLNGVPMAYDNIKIIGQHGDIYDDQGFIHLNIEASFVIFQPTKGSKLVGVINKMGMSHVGCLVHGCFNASVMKPSQMSLEQWRDSGLSVGQSLEFEVFQLDADTAGVLLIKGGLLESRVQELLGQTEQRESTVESATEPEATEDMTDSPKPKKKKKKDKREKESAADESVNGSSLQQPSENDEITVDTMEVDSNSNRHHKEKKKKKKKDKRQESDEILPSELPVSDSSGYTSDKTSRKRAAESEDRLQDDSEIMSPAKKKKKNK; translated from the exons ATGGCGAACTGGACTCAGGAGGACGGTGCAGCGGAGCCCGTCAAAAACTCCGCGGACGTGGCACCGATAGCGCAGATATCTAGTGGAAATGTCACGGCCAGACCCGACGAGAATTCTGCGGCGGTTCCGTGTCTCATTCCGTCGTTCGCGGACGCGGTGAAGCTGCTGAACGCGAGTTACTCGTGTCTGGTGCTGGACACTCAACGCAGGCACATCGCGCTGCCGCCCGTCTACCTGCGAAAGAAGCGGAGCGGCATACAGGAGGAACTCAACGCTGAACTGCTTAAATACTCGGGCAG TCTGAATGGCGTTCCTATGGCGTATGACAACATTAAAATCATAGGACAGCATGGAGATATTTATGACGATCAGGGATTCATTCACCTCAACATCGAGGCGTCGTTCGTGATCTTCCAACCGACGAAAGGATCGAAGCTCGTG GGTGTGATTAATAAAATGGGAATGAGTCACGTGGGCTGTCTGGTCCACGGCTGCTTCAACGCGTCTGTGATGAAGCCCAGTCAGATGAGCCTAGAGCAGTGGAGGGACTCCGGCCTGAGTGTCGGACAAAGCCTGGAGTTCGAGGTCTTCCAGCTGGATGCAGACACTGCAGGTGTTCTTCTGATCAAAGGAGGGCTGCTGGAATCCAG AGTGCAAGAGCTTTTGGGCCAGACCGAACAAAGGGAATCCACTGTAGAATCAGCTACAGAACCAGAGGCCACAGAAGACATGACCGACAGTCCAAAACccaagaagaaaaagaagaaagacaaGCGTGAGAAGGAGTCTGCAGCGGACGAGTCTGTGAACGGCAGCAGCCTGCAGCAACCGTCAGAAAACGACGAAATCACTGTGGACACAATGGAGGTGGACTCCAATTCAAACAGACATCacaaagagaaaaagaagaagaagaaaaaagacaaaCGACAGGAGTCGGATGAAATCTTGCCCTCTGAACTCCCGGTGAGCGACTCCAGCGGGTATACCAGTGATAAAACCAGCAGAAAGAGAGCGGCGGAGAGTGAAGACAGACTGCAGGACGACTCAGAAATAATGTCTCctgctaaaaaaaagaaaaagaacaagTGA